The following proteins are co-located in the Triticum aestivum cultivar Chinese Spring chromosome 1A, IWGSC CS RefSeq v2.1, whole genome shotgun sequence genome:
- the LOC123190597 gene encoding uncharacterized protein has translation MASMTRETPVARFVDEEEDDLVGDDSGDDGDEVLEVRRRVSRFAVGGDDGAGGAGELRRRVSRFAVDGGSGSGGSRGVLSRRQEVVDAGVQDRRHRDGGCEGARTLPPPHAWLAVEETKKNFGSDNEEQWARLLQRGSAQAEVAQPRRSSFSVVRRERAAREAWLDRAWEMKKSWHERNGGAPDADTPVVVVVGKQAGGSSSPCASSSPHHHHSSASVAMDMEEVRACRDLGLELPSDGTVEIQCYGLSAGSSPTHSHASSGAESPSTAGSCSISSPSAGENPVDVKARLKVWAQAVALASTTRLGS, from the exons ATGGCGTCCATGACCAGGGAGACACCTGTTGCCCGTTTCGTTGACGAGGAGGAGGATGACCTTGTCGGCGATGATAGTGGCGACGACGGTGACGAGGTGCTGGAGGTGAGGAGGCGCGTGTCCCGCTTCGCCGTCGGGGGAGACGacggtgccggcggggcgggggAGTTGAGGAGGCGGGTATCCCGCTTCGCCGTCGACGGGGGCAGCGGTTCGGGCGGCAGCCGTGGGGTCTTGTCAAGGAGACAGGAGGTCGTCGACGCGGGCGTGCAGGACCGACGTCACCGCGACGGCGGCTGCGAGGGGGCCCGGACCCTGCCGCCGCCGCACGCGTGGCTGGCGGTGGAGGAGACGAAGAAGAACTTCGGGAGCGACAACGAGGAGCAGTGGGCGCGGCTTCTGCAGCGCGGGTCGGCGCAGGCGGAGGTGGCACAGCCGCGGCGGAGCAGCTTCAGCGTGGTCCGGCGGGAGCGGGCGGCGCGGGAGGCCTGGCTGGACCGCGCGTGGGAGATGAAGAAGAGCTGGCACGAGCGCAACGGCGGCGCCCCCGACGCCGACACCCCGGTGGTAGTCGTggtggggaagcaggccggcgggtcCTCGTCCCcgtgcgcctcctcctccccgcaccACCACCACTCGTCCGCCAGCGTCGCGATGGACATGGAGGAGGTGCGTGCGTGCAGGGACCTCGGCCTCGAGCTCCCCTCCGACGGCACCGTAGAGATCCAATGTTACGGCCTCTCCGCCGGCAGCAGCCCTACCCACAGCCACGCCAGCAGCGGCGCCGAGTCGCCCTCCACCGCCGGCAGCTGCTCCATCTCCAGCCCCAGCGCCG GGGAGAATCCGGTGGACGTGAAGGCGAGGCTCAAGGTGTGGGCGCAAGCGGTGGCGTTGGCATCCACCACCCGTCTCGGATCTTGA